The following are encoded together in the Mammaliicoccus vitulinus genome:
- a CDS encoding bifunctional folylpolyglutamate synthase/dihydrofolate synthase has translation MNYLDSLHWIHERTKFGIKPGVKRMKWMLSNLDHPEEKIHGVHVVGTNGKGSTVSYLRDALVANNYEVGTFTSPYIVTFNERISINGVPITNDDLVDLVQIVKPISERLEAETDLGPATEFEIITLMMFVYFGTIHPVDFVIVEAGLGALNDSTNVFQPIMTVLTSIGLDHTNILGDTYMDIAREKAGVIKPSVPLVYAIKPKDALHFVREVVESHHNKGLELDRDIHVLSDETEFTYRYESYELENIQLKMLGQHQHENAALAITTLIEMYQRGIIQLDFNKMIDAIENTKWSGRIEKVKDEPLVLVDGAHNKESIDALVDTLNQYYSDKKIDVLFAAIDGKPIGKMMNRLEEIANRFYVTTFDFPKALPIDTVYENLEHKHVEKVEHYNDFIDEYDGELLVITGSLYFISEARKLFIK, from the coding sequence ATGAATTATTTAGATAGTTTACATTGGATACACGAACGTACTAAATTCGGCATTAAACCAGGCGTTAAAAGAATGAAATGGATGCTAAGTAATTTAGACCACCCAGAAGAAAAGATACACGGCGTGCACGTAGTTGGTACAAATGGTAAAGGTTCAACTGTTAGTTATTTAAGAGATGCCTTAGTAGCAAATAATTATGAAGTCGGCACATTTACATCACCGTATATTGTTACTTTCAATGAAAGAATCAGTATTAACGGCGTGCCGATAACTAATGATGACTTAGTGGACTTAGTTCAAATAGTGAAACCTATATCTGAAAGGCTTGAAGCTGAAACAGATTTAGGTCCTGCTACTGAATTTGAAATTATCACACTTATGATGTTTGTTTACTTTGGTACAATACACCCAGTTGATTTTGTGATTGTTGAAGCGGGCTTAGGGGCTCTTAATGACTCAACAAATGTATTTCAACCTATTATGACTGTATTAACGAGTATTGGGTTAGACCATACAAATATATTAGGCGACACTTACATGGATATCGCAAGAGAAAAAGCCGGTGTGATTAAACCTAGTGTACCTTTAGTTTATGCCATTAAACCAAAAGATGCCCTTCATTTTGTACGAGAAGTTGTGGAAAGTCATCACAATAAAGGCCTAGAATTAGATAGAGATATTCATGTGCTTTCTGATGAAACAGAGTTCACTTACAGATATGAAAGCTATGAGCTTGAAAACATTCAATTAAAAATGTTAGGTCAACATCAACATGAGAATGCAGCGCTTGCTATAACAACCCTTATCGAAATGTATCAAAGAGGTATCATTCAACTAGATTTTAATAAGATGATTGATGCTATCGAAAATACGAAATGGTCAGGACGTATCGAAAAAGTTAAAGACGAACCACTCGTATTGGTTGATGGTGCTCACAATAAAGAAAGCATCGATGCATTAGTCGATACTTTAAATCAGTATTATTCTGACAAGAAAATTGATGTATTGTTCGCTGCGATTGATGGAAAACCAATTGGTAAAATGATGAATCGTTTAGAAGAAATAGCAAATAGGTTCTATGTGACAACATTTGATTTTCCTAAAGCATTGCCAATCGATACCGTTTATGAAAATTTAGAACATAAACATGTCGAAAAAGTAGAGCATTACAATGATTTTATAGATGAATATGATGGAGAATTACTTGTCATAACTGGTAGTTTGTATTTTATAAGCGAAGCAAGAAAATTATTCATTAAATAA
- a CDS encoding YfcC family protein, which yields MKENVKRKIQFKNPHTYAILLFIIAISCLLTYVIPSGEFDRKTVNDREEVVSGTYHLVKSEPSGFLEIFRSIPEGLISGADIIFYIFLVGGAFGIIHKTGAITTGVNAAMNKLGKNGKLMIPFTMFIFSLLGFSIGLAEETIIFVPIGIAIARALGYDAMTGAAMVIMGAAAGFLGGMLNPFTVGVAQKIAEIPLFSGWEFRTIIYICVLIVGIAYVMMYGRKVKKNPTKSLVYDLEQEEQHQTENQSEIGRFTKRQLFCLILLVSAICFNVFGIFTFGWSFNEMSANFLLAGLLAGFIGGLGFNGTFDALVEGMKSILFGALIVGFAKAIVVVLENGKIIDTIVYYLTNVIQDLPTGVTVGMMFIIQMILNFFIPSGSGQAMTTMPLMVPISDLLSINRQMAVLAFQYGDAVSNSIFPTSASLMGGLAVAGIPYTKWVKFIWKLLVLWVVICMVGMFIALGLGY from the coding sequence ATGAAAGAAAATGTGAAGCGCAAAATCCAATTTAAAAATCCTCATACATATGCCATTTTACTATTTATTATTGCGATTAGTTGTTTGCTGACATACGTTATACCATCAGGTGAATTTGATCGTAAGACTGTAAATGATCGCGAAGAAGTTGTATCAGGTACTTACCATTTAGTAAAGAGTGAACCATCTGGATTTTTAGAAATATTTAGATCAATTCCTGAAGGTTTAATTAGTGGGGCCGATATTATATTTTACATATTTCTTGTAGGTGGCGCTTTCGGTATTATACATAAGACTGGTGCAATAACGACGGGTGTCAATGCTGCGATGAACAAGTTAGGGAAAAACGGAAAGCTGATGATACCTTTTACAATGTTTATCTTCTCATTACTCGGTTTTTCTATTGGATTAGCAGAAGAAACGATTATATTTGTTCCAATAGGCATTGCGATTGCAAGAGCACTTGGCTATGATGCAATGACTGGTGCGGCAATGGTTATAATGGGTGCGGCGGCTGGATTTCTAGGAGGCATGCTCAACCCGTTTACAGTAGGTGTAGCTCAAAAGATCGCTGAAATACCATTGTTTTCTGGGTGGGAATTTAGAACGATTATCTATATTTGTGTGTTGATTGTTGGTATTGCTTATGTAATGATGTACGGTAGAAAAGTAAAGAAAAATCCAACAAAAAGTTTAGTTTACGATTTAGAGCAAGAAGAGCAACACCAAACTGAGAACCAATCTGAGATAGGTAGATTTACTAAGCGACAGTTATTCTGTTTAATTTTATTAGTGAGTGCAATCTGTTTTAATGTTTTTGGTATTTTTACATTCGGTTGGTCATTTAATGAAATGAGCGCTAATTTCTTATTAGCAGGATTATTAGCTGGATTTATTGGTGGACTAGGGTTTAATGGAACTTTTGATGCATTAGTCGAAGGTATGAAATCAATTCTGTTTGGAGCATTAATTGTTGGTTTTGCTAAAGCTATAGTTGTCGTGTTAGAAAACGGTAAAATTATCGATACAATCGTTTATTATTTAACTAACGTCATTCAAGATCTACCAACAGGTGTTACGGTTGGTATGATGTTTATCATTCAAATGATTTTGAATTTCTTTATCCCATCAGGATCTGGACAAGCAATGACTACAATGCCACTGATGGTACCTATATCTGACTTGTTAAGTATTAACAGACAAATGGCCGTCCTTGCCTTTCAATATGGAGATGCAGTGAGCAACAGTATATTCCCAACATCAGCTTCGTTAATGGGTGGATTAGCTGTTGCTGGAATACCTTATACTAAATGGGTTAAGTTTATATGGAAATTGTTAGTTCTATGGGTTGTTATATGTATGGTAGGTATGTTTATTGCATTAGGATTAGGTTATTAA
- a CDS encoding prepilin peptidase produces MFLFFLLGAILASYMYQLVSTSNINFKMFYSRSKCECCHNNILVKDLVPIVSYLYLRGKCRFCKSTIPFELFLCELLLGLLFLIPLSCDASFDTLLFYYLLIFLVPLSIYDACHFIIPNHILVVMVITTFMLFDISIRHISVSIFIILLLNCLYFVSNGGIGYGDIKLFGLLSFLLSASQFLLTFMFTFIIAGIFTLIYMCLSKKQFKKVPLVPFITIATLLVLILNHQLNYYFLGGSYGH; encoded by the coding sequence ATGTTTTTATTCTTTTTATTAGGAGCTATACTTGCTAGTTATATGTATCAACTCGTCTCTACGTCAAACATTAACTTTAAAATGTTCTACAGCCGTTCTAAATGTGAATGCTGTCATAACAATATTTTAGTGAAAGACCTCGTACCGATAGTTAGTTATTTATATTTAAGAGGTAAATGTCGATTTTGTAAATCTACAATTCCATTTGAGTTATTCTTGTGCGAACTCCTCCTCGGGTTACTCTTTTTAATTCCCTTATCATGTGATGCGTCTTTTGATACTCTTTTATTTTATTACTTACTGATTTTTCTAGTCCCTTTGTCTATATACGATGCTTGCCATTTTATTATTCCAAATCACATTTTGGTTGTGATGGTTATAACAACTTTTATGCTTTTTGATATTTCTATCCGTCATATATCAGTTTCAATTTTTATTATCCTTTTACTGAACTGTTTGTATTTTGTTTCAAACGGTGGAATTGGCTATGGTGATATTAAACTTTTTGGACTTTTGAGCTTTTTACTATCCGCCTCACAATTTTTATTAACGTTTATGTTTACATTTATTATAGCGGGTATATTCACTTTAATTTATATGTGTTTAAGTAAAAAACAATTCAAAAAAGTTCCATTAGTACCGTTTATCACGATTGCAACACTGCTTGTTTTAATATTGAATCATCAACTTAATTATTATTTTTTAGGAGGGTCATATGGTCATTAA
- the radC gene encoding RadC family protein — MVIKIKDLQHEDKPRERLKSYGPDKLTNRELLAIIINSGSKQYSSLECANKVLNLVENTRELRHLTLSELLTVNGIGESKAITILAVIELAKRMHSNTVLDKVEINEPQDVANYLMEKLRYLKQEHFVALLLNTKNQIIHEQSIFIGSLNMAVVHPRDLLREAIKHSAASIVIAHNHPSGDPTPSLEDIKTTKRILYCCDLMGIDLLDHIIIGDGEFISIFENDFIMREDMEINDFNE; from the coding sequence ATGGTCATTAAAATTAAAGATTTACAACATGAGGATAAGCCTAGGGAAAGATTAAAATCCTACGGTCCAGACAAATTAACAAATAGAGAATTGTTGGCCATAATCATCAATTCTGGGAGTAAACAATATTCGAGTTTAGAATGTGCAAACAAAGTATTGAATTTAGTAGAAAATACAAGAGAATTAAGGCATCTTACGTTATCAGAATTATTAACAGTTAATGGCATAGGAGAATCTAAAGCCATTACAATTTTAGCTGTTATAGAATTAGCAAAAAGAATGCATAGCAATACAGTGTTGGATAAAGTAGAAATTAACGAACCACAAGATGTAGCAAATTACTTAATGGAGAAGTTAAGGTATTTAAAGCAAGAACATTTTGTTGCCTTGCTACTAAATACTAAAAATCAAATTATCCATGAACAATCTATTTTTATAGGATCCTTAAATATGGCCGTTGTTCATCCGAGAGATTTATTAAGGGAAGCCATAAAACATTCTGCTGCATCAATTGTAATTGCACATAACCATCCTAGTGGAGATCCGACACCTTCGTTAGAAGACATTAAAACAACTAAACGTATACTATATTGCTGTGATTTAATGGGTATAGATTTACTTGATCATATCATTATAGGTGATGGAGAATTTATCAGCATATTCGAAAATGACTTTATTATGCGTGAAGACATGGAAATTAATGATTTTAATGAATAA
- a CDS encoding DUF4930 family protein, whose protein sequence is MRWLFRLIRNLLALLAIVIIIVIVYRNVPAISDLNPFDHSSDQETGEMSPQRANSTYTIEDNPLLQNVPLAQTKQAFKWINKSEFMDVSGLERMGYDEDYVAGQRGTEYILYKFGEPKMYVYQTEQDLINDLSEMNSNIKLLPKTAY, encoded by the coding sequence TTGAGATGGTTGTTCAGATTAATTAGAAATTTATTAGCGTTATTAGCTATTGTAATTATAATCGTAATTGTATATAGAAATGTTCCTGCAATAAGTGATTTGAATCCTTTTGATCATAGTAGTGATCAAGAAACTGGAGAAATGTCTCCTCAACGTGCAAATTCTACTTATACTATAGAAGATAATCCGTTGTTACAAAATGTGCCTTTAGCCCAAACTAAACAGGCTTTTAAATGGATCAACAAGAGTGAGTTTATGGACGTTTCAGGATTAGAACGTATGGGGTATGATGAGGATTATGTAGCAGGGCAACGTGGTACCGAGTATATCCTATATAAGTTTGGTGAACCTAAGATGTATGTATACCAGACTGAGCAAGATTTAATTAATGATTTAAGTGAAATGAACTCAAATATAAAATTATTACCAAAAACTGCATATTAA
- the mreC gene encoding rod shape-determining protein MreC — protein sequence MSNFFKNNKLMFFLISMVLLIVIVGYSVRAQSASLSEQYASDTSSFGGRVISYPVTFVSDFFSNIFTSDEDVDKLKEEVKSTNQIKADKARLEKENKALKKELDMKDISQFNPISATVIARSPDQWMNTIIIDKGKKSGMKENMAVLTSEGLVGRIKKANQFSSQVELISTSVKTSKLSVDIQQEEENIFGMINRYDEDKDLLVISDIDNKYNIKKGSKVVTNGLGDQLPKGILVGKVEKVENDEYGLSKVAFIKTSTNIKDISHVFVAKRDPQTIPSSEESGEE from the coding sequence TTGTCGAATTTTTTTAAAAATAATAAATTGATGTTTTTTCTTATTTCTATGGTCTTATTAATTGTGATAGTTGGTTATTCAGTGAGAGCACAATCTGCATCGCTTAGTGAACAATATGCGAGTGATACATCTTCCTTTGGTGGAAGAGTCATTTCATACCCAGTTACATTTGTATCTGACTTTTTCTCAAACATTTTCACATCTGATGAAGATGTTGATAAATTAAAAGAAGAAGTTAAAAGTACAAACCAAATTAAAGCAGATAAAGCACGATTAGAAAAAGAAAACAAAGCATTGAAAAAAGAGTTAGATATGAAAGATATTTCACAATTCAATCCAATATCTGCAACTGTTATTGCGAGAAGTCCTGATCAATGGATGAACACAATTATTATTGATAAAGGTAAAAAGAGTGGAATGAAAGAAAATATGGCTGTTCTTACGAGTGAAGGCTTAGTAGGAAGAATAAAAAAAGCTAATCAATTTTCATCACAAGTAGAATTGATATCTACAAGTGTAAAAACAAGTAAACTGTCTGTCGATATTCAACAAGAAGAAGAAAATATCTTTGGTATGATCAATCGATATGATGAAGACAAAGATTTACTTGTTATCAGCGATATTGATAATAAGTACAATATTAAAAAAGGGTCTAAAGTTGTTACAAATGGTTTAGGCGATCAACTTCCTAAAGGTATATTAGTAGGGAAAGTTGAAAAAGTAGAAAACGATGAATATGGTTTGTCTAAAGTTGCGTTTATTAAGACATCAACAAATATTAAAGATATCAGTCATGTATTTGTCGCGAAGAGAGATCCTCAAACAATACCTTCTTCAGAAGAAAGTGGTGAAGAATAA
- the mreD gene encoding rod shape-determining protein MreD: MRFYVIPLIGVILFYLDSLLTRLSPIHLFGETFIIVPRLTFLYLLIIAVYKNPKVAIILAIVTGIFTDIYFGGIYGVYTFGYAIFVIMMDKLFKVFYRDILMMVILLISSVVLLEIWVMVFYGFLGITSLNIGQIILFRFIPTVIFNLICLIIIFPFILKLLERNTN; this comes from the coding sequence ATGAGATTTTACGTTATTCCTTTAATTGGCGTTATATTATTTTATTTAGATTCTTTATTAACACGACTATCACCTATACATTTATTTGGTGAAACTTTTATAATCGTTCCAAGATTAACATTTTTATATTTATTAATCATTGCAGTATACAAAAATCCTAAAGTAGCCATTATATTAGCAATAGTTACAGGTATTTTTACAGATATTTATTTCGGTGGCATTTATGGCGTGTATACTTTCGGTTATGCTATTTTTGTGATTATGATGGATAAATTATTTAAAGTATTTTATAGAGACATATTAATGATGGTTATACTTTTAATATCTTCAGTTGTATTGTTAGAAATATGGGTAATGGTCTTTTATGGATTTTTAGGTATTACGTCTTTAAATATTGGTCAGATCATTCTGTTTAGATTTATACCAACTGTTATTTTTAATTTAATATGTTTAATCATAATCTTTCCTTTTATACTTAAATTATTAGAAAGAAATACAAATTAG
- the rplU gene encoding 50S ribosomal protein L21, with product MFAIIETGGKQVKVEEGQTIWVEKLDVNEGDSFTFDQVLFVGGDSVKVGSPVVEGASVTAKVEKQGRGKKITVFKYKAKKNYKRKQGHRQPYTKLTIEKINA from the coding sequence ATGTTTGCTATAATTGAAACTGGCGGAAAGCAAGTTAAAGTAGAAGAAGGTCAAACAATTTGGGTTGAGAAATTAGACGTAAATGAAGGTGATTCATTCACTTTTGACCAAGTATTATTTGTAGGTGGAGACTCAGTTAAAGTTGGATCACCTGTTGTTGAAGGTGCTTCAGTTACTGCTAAAGTTGAAAAACAAGGACGCGGTAAAAAAATCACTGTATTCAAATACAAAGCTAAGAAAAACTACAAACGTAAACAAGGTCATCGTCAACCTTACACTAAATTAACTATCGAAAAAATCAACGCGTAA
- a CDS encoding ribosomal-processing cysteine protease Prp yields the protein MINVDISLNQEGQVTDVEMSGHADSGEYGKDLVCAGASAVVFGATNAIIGLTDETPDIDYSDDGGYFHIRSVNLENEQAQTLLQGLIISLKTIEEEYGQYIKLNYK from the coding sequence ATGATTAATGTAGATATTAGTTTGAATCAAGAAGGGCAAGTTACAGATGTTGAGATGTCTGGGCATGCCGATTCAGGTGAATATGGCAAAGACTTAGTCTGTGCCGGAGCTTCAGCAGTAGTCTTTGGTGCTACAAATGCAATCATTGGCTTAACTGATGAAACACCTGATATAGATTACAGTGACGACGGTGGATATTTTCATATACGTAGTGTAAACTTAGAAAATGAACAAGCACAAACATTATTACAAGGCCTCATCATTTCTTTGAAAACAATCGAAGAAGAATATGGGCAATATATTAAACTAAATTACAAGTGA
- the rpmA gene encoding 50S ribosomal protein L27 — MLKLNLQFFASKKGVGSTRNGRDSESKRLGAKRADGQYVTGGSILYRQRGTKVFAGENVGRGGDDTLFAKIDGVVKFERFGRDKKKVSVYAAAE; from the coding sequence ATGTTAAAATTAAACTTACAATTTTTCGCATCGAAAAAAGGGGTAGGTTCTACAAGAAACGGACGTGACTCTGAATCAAAACGTTTAGGTGCTAAACGTGCTGACGGTCAATACGTTACAGGTGGTTCTATCTTATATCGTCAACGTGGAACTAAAGTTTTCGCTGGTGAAAACGTAGGTCGTGGCGGAGACGATACATTATTCGCTAAAATCGACGGCGTTGTTAAATTCGAACGTTTTGGTCGTGACAAAAAGAAAGTATCTGTATACGCAGCTGCTGAATAA
- a CDS encoding Spo0B domain-containing protein gives MNNLDVYLKSRHDFVNQFQLLYTYKQLGKDDEVNSLLDELYNNLKQEQLFLNAPCRKFVQEVFEHKISTSGSKWTFEIECSYDEYYQKNLELSDSVMLDIYQTLKSVIKEQCDDIQLGLRLTVEKEFVILNIFLNEMNLNDEQLKIMFSEYNVEILSEDDNDKEIEFFININELEV, from the coding sequence ATGAACAATTTAGATGTGTATTTAAAGTCGAGACATGATTTTGTGAATCAATTCCAGTTGTTATATACATATAAACAATTAGGCAAAGACGATGAAGTTAATTCATTACTTGATGAATTGTACAATAATCTAAAGCAAGAACAGTTGTTTTTAAATGCACCTTGTAGAAAATTTGTTCAAGAAGTATTTGAACACAAAATATCTACGTCAGGCTCTAAATGGACATTTGAAATTGAATGCTCATATGACGAATATTATCAAAAGAATCTAGAATTATCAGATAGTGTAATGTTGGATATTTATCAAACTTTAAAAAGTGTCATTAAAGAGCAATGTGATGATATTCAGTTAGGCTTGCGCTTAACAGTTGAAAAAGAATTTGTTATTTTAAATATATTTCTTAATGAAATGAATTTAAATGATGAACAATTAAAAATTATGTTTTCTGAATATAATGTAGAGATTTTATCAGAAGACGATAATGACAAAGAAATAGAATTTTTTATTAATATAAATGAATTAGAGGTGTAA
- the obgE gene encoding GTPase ObgE, translating into MFIDQVKVSLKAGDGGNGIVAFRREKYVPFGGPAGGDGGKGASVIFEVDEGLRTLLDFRFQSKFKAEKGGNGQSSNMHGRGSDDLVLKVPPGTIVKNSENEEVIADLVEHGQRATVAKGGRGGRGNSRFASASNPAPDFCENGEPGEELDVVLELKLMADVGLVGYPSVGKSTLLSIVSKAKPKIGAYHFTTIKPNLGVVQTNDGRGFVMADLPGLIEGASEGVGLGHQFLRHVERTRVIVHIIDMSGMEGRDPYDDYVTINRELKSYNENLSRRPQIVVANKMDLPDSETQLDMFKEQLEEEVKIIPISTVTRKNVDQLLYEIADLLDETEGMDFDSVEEETGVHRVVYKHEKSRDHFVITRDDDGAYVVSGNSIERLFKMTDFNQDSAVRRFARQMRSMGIDDALRERGASNGDIVRILGGEFEFVE; encoded by the coding sequence ATGTTTATAGATCAGGTCAAGGTTTCGTTAAAAGCTGGTGATGGTGGTAACGGTATCGTTGCGTTTCGTCGTGAAAAGTATGTTCCATTTGGTGGTCCAGCTGGAGGCGATGGAGGTAAAGGTGCGTCTGTTATATTTGAAGTAGATGAAGGTTTACGTACGTTGTTAGACTTTAGATTTCAAAGTAAATTTAAAGCAGAAAAAGGCGGAAATGGCCAAAGTAGTAATATGCACGGTCGCGGTTCAGACGACTTAGTATTAAAAGTACCACCTGGTACAATTGTTAAAAATTCAGAAAATGAAGAAGTTATAGCAGACTTAGTTGAACATGGTCAACGTGCTACAGTCGCTAAAGGTGGACGCGGAGGTAGAGGGAATTCTAGATTTGCTTCTGCAAGTAACCCTGCGCCAGATTTTTGTGAAAATGGTGAGCCAGGCGAAGAGTTGGATGTCGTATTAGAACTTAAACTAATGGCAGATGTAGGACTTGTAGGTTATCCAAGTGTTGGTAAATCAACATTACTATCTATTGTGTCAAAAGCAAAACCAAAAATTGGTGCATATCATTTCACAACAATTAAACCTAATTTAGGTGTCGTTCAAACAAATGATGGTAGAGGATTTGTAATGGCAGATTTACCTGGTTTAATTGAAGGTGCATCAGAAGGTGTTGGGCTAGGACACCAATTTTTAAGACATGTCGAAAGAACAAGAGTAATCGTTCATATAATTGATATGAGTGGTATGGAAGGAAGAGATCCATACGATGATTATGTTACAATTAATCGAGAATTAAAATCATATAACGAAAATCTTTCTAGAAGACCACAAATAGTAGTGGCTAATAAAATGGATTTACCAGATTCAGAGACACAATTAGACATGTTTAAAGAGCAATTAGAAGAGGAAGTCAAAATCATTCCGATAAGTACTGTTACGAGAAAAAATGTTGATCAGTTACTGTATGAAATTGCAGATTTATTAGATGAAACTGAAGGCATGGACTTTGACAGTGTTGAAGAAGAAACAGGCGTTCATAGAGTTGTTTATAAACATGAAAAATCAAGAGATCATTTTGTTATTACAAGAGATGACGATGGTGCGTATGTTGTGTCTGGTAACTCTATAGAGAGATTATTCAAGATGACCGACTTTAACCAAGATTCAGCTGTAAGAAGGTTTGCGAGACAAATGCGTTCAATGGGTATAGATGATGCATTAAGAGAACGCGGCGCTTCAAATGGAGATATCGTAAGAATATTAGGTGGAGAATTTGAATTTGTCGAATAG
- a CDS encoding ACT domain-containing protein — MKKSNESTKRFYLIREDVLPESVQKTIKVKNALLKNNNLTIYDAVKEFNLSRSAFYKYKDTIFPIDRLEEQTRNLTLILYVQDEVGMLATVLNKIAEVNGSVLTIHQSLPMKDRATITISLNATNIELSLEELMDAIKESPYVDEVEIIGMSM; from the coding sequence TTGAAAAAATCAAATGAATCAACAAAAAGGTTTTATTTAATTAGAGAAGATGTTTTACCAGAATCTGTTCAAAAAACAATTAAAGTTAAAAATGCTTTATTAAAAAATAACAATCTTACAATTTATGATGCAGTTAAAGAATTTAATTTATCAAGAAGTGCGTTTTATAAATATAAAGATACAATATTCCCGATTGATAGACTGGAAGAACAAACAAGAAATTTAACTTTGATTTTATACGTACAAGATGAAGTTGGTATGCTGGCGACTGTCTTGAATAAAATAGCTGAAGTTAATGGTTCTGTTCTGACGATTCATCAAAGTTTACCAATGAAAGATAGAGCTACTATTACAATTTCATTAAATGCTACAAATATTGAATTATCGTTAGAAGAATTAATGGATGCAATAAAAGAAAGCCCGTATGTAGATGAAGTAGAAATCATCGGAATGAGTATGTAA